Within Gemmatimonadota bacterium, the genomic segment CCAATGGCTTCGAGCGAATCGGCGAGCCGCTCCAGAGAAAATAGTGCCCTGTCTTCGCCTTCTTCGATAAAAATTTGCCGCGATGTGGGTTCCCAAAAAATGGCATCGCCAATTATCCGGTCACCAAATTCGCGCTGCACCTGTTTTCGCACCAGGTCGGCCATATCTTCGGCGTTTATGTCTTTCGCTTTTTGAAGTGACCTGCGGATGCCATCTGCGAATTTGTATGCTTCTTGAAATGCGAATCCATGCTCGATTAAATAGTGCGCCAGCATACCCCGCAAAAATGGAATCCTTTTTTTGCCATCAACAATTGTCGCCATGGCAGTCTCCCACAAAACGCAGTTTTTTCAAAAATAACTGCTCATACTCGAACTTAGCGAACCTTTTGTATGGTGTCAAGTCTCTGTATTACGGCTCGCTAAAGAGGCTGACAACCGATACTCAAAATGCGAGGAATTTATGTCTGTACAACCAAATGTATTGTTGATTTCGACAGATCACTGGCCAGCACATCTTTTGGGTTGTGCTGGTCATCCTGTTATTCAGACGCCGACGCTGGATGAATTGGCGCGAAGTGGCGTGCGTTTTTCCAATTGTTATGCCGAATGTCCGGTGTGTATTCCGGCGCGGCGCACGTTGATGACGGGTACCACGCCGCGAACCCACGGGGATCGCGTGTTTAAAGAGACACTCGAAATGCCCGATATGCCAACTCTGGCACAGACCTTTCGCGATGCGGGATATCAGGCGTATGCCGTGGGCAAGTTGCATGTGTTTCCGCAGCGGGATCGCATTGGGTTTGACGATGTGATTTTAGATGAAGAGGGACGCACGCAGTACGGGGTTCTCGACGATTACGAGCTGTTTTTAGGCGATCAGGGCTATGCGGGCGAGCACTTTAATCACGGTATGAGCAATAACGAGTATAGTGTGGCACCCTGGCATTTGTCTGACGAAACCCATGCGACGAATTGGGCGACTCAAAATATGGCGAGATTTATTAAAAGGCGAGATCCCACGCGTCCATCGTTCTGGTTTATTTCCTATCGGCATCCACATCCACCGATTGTGCCGTTGCAGAAGTACCTGGATTTTTATCGGGATATGGAGATGGATACGCCGTTTATGGGCGATTGGGTTCGGTCTGGAGGTCTTCCCTATAGTCTCCAATCGATGACTGCGCGAGGAGATAAGCACAGTGCGGTTCAAATCGAGATGGCGCGGCGTGCGTTTTATGCCCTGTGTACCCATATTGACCACAGCCTGCGCGTGTTGATCGGCACGCTGAGGGAGGAGGGCTTGCTCGATAATACGGTTATTTGTTTTACGTCGGATCACGGCGATATGTTGGGCAATCACAATATGTTGGCGAAGCGGCTTTTCTACGAGGGTTCAGCCAATATTCCAATGATTTTGCTCGGTACTGCTGGCGATGAGCGGGTCGGGTTCAATCGCGTGGATGATCGCCTGGTGGGGTGGCAAGATGTGATGCCCACGTTGTTGGATCTGGCGGGGATAGATATTCCCGATACTGTGGAGGGAATGTCGATGGTTGGCGAGCAAGAGCGGGATTGGTTTTACGGCGAGGTTGGCGAAGATGCCCATGCGACGCGGATGATTTGCGATGGCCGCTACAAGTTGATTTACTATTCTGTGGGAAATTGTCGGCAGCTTTTTGATCTGGAAAACGATCCCTGTGAACTCGTGGATTTGTCGTCCGATCCGCGACACGCCGAGGCCCTGACGCGGTTGACAGCGCTCTTGATTGGCGCGCTTTACGGCGAGGATGAAGAATGGGTTGAGAATGGACAGTTGGTGGGTCTGCCAGACCAGCCATATCACTCCGGTCCCAACCGGGGGCTGACCAGCCAGCGCGGACAGCACTGGCCTCCGCCACCAAAATCCGATATGCCTCAGATTCAATGGCATGCATGAGAAGGAGGAATTATGCCATCGCGATTGTTTAATTCACATCCAGATCACGGGATTCGCGTGCCAGGTGAGGTGATAGAAGCTTATGTGCGTGCGCTCTTTCTCGCTGTGGGTACGTCCGAAGAACACGCGCAGCATATGGCGGTTACGTTGACGGCAAATGATTTGCGCTGTGTGTTCAGTCACGGTACGCGGCAGGTGCGCGACTATATATTGCAAATGAAGAATGGGCATACCAATCCGCGGCCCAATGTGACGGTGGTGTCCGAATCAGAGGCGACGGCTATACTGGATGGGGATGGTGGGTTGGGGTATTTCCCATCGCATCGGGGAACGGAGATGGCGATTGAAAAGGCGTTAAAAGTGGGTGTGAGTACTGTGACGACGCGCAATCACTTCCACTTTGGGGCAGCGGGCAATTATTCCCGTATGGCGCTTGCCAGCGATTGTATTGGGATGGCGCTGTCTTCGCATCGCTATCGCCCGCGTCCAGATGCGACGGTTATGAGTGCGTCGGGCGGGTCGCCGATTAGTATTGCCGTGCCCACTGGTGAACAGCCTCCTCTGGTTATGGATATGGCGGCGAACTTTATTCCATATAGTGAAGAATCATTCGAGGAGTTTCCCGCGGCAGTTTTTAAGGGGTTGGGATTGGCGGCTGTGCTACAGGCGATGGGGGGGATTTTGGCTGGTATCTGGAATGAGGGGTATGAGTTTACAGGTGAAGGCAAAGGTGCAACACCACATCAAGGTGCGTTTATTGCGGTGTTTGATGTGAGGCGATTTGCCGATGTGGAGATGTTTAAGCGGGAGATGGATCGCTATGTCGGCGAGGCGCGCGCCACAAAACCTCTGCCGGGGCACGATCGCGCCGAGTTGGCCGGCGGCATGGAATGGCAATGGGAAAAAGAACACCGAGAGATCGGTATTCCCATGACTGATGATCACCGCGATCTGCTGGAGAAAGTGGGCGATGGTGTCGGGGTTTCGTCACCGTTTGGCGGATTTGAAGGGTCGCGGTTTTAAAAAATAAAAGCACGAATAGACGAATAGACGAACCCCGCTCCACCACCCAAAGTCATTACGAGCTTCGATTCGTAGATTCGTAGATTCGTACAAAGGAGCAACGGATGAGCGATAGACCGAATATTCTTTTTCTTTTTGCCGATCAGATGCACGCTTTTGCGATGGGGTGTATGGGTACGGAGGATATTCATACGCCGAATCTGGATAAGTTGGCGCGAGAAGGGGTTTTGTTTCGCAATTGTTATTCCAATGCGCCGGTTTGTACGCCGTTTCGCGCGACGCTGATTTCGGGGCAGTATGGATCGCAGACAGATACGTTGCGCAATGGGCGGTATATTCCCGAGGGGACGCGCACACTGGCGGGTGCGCTTAATGATGCGGGGTATCGAACCGGTTGGGTGGGCAAGTGGCATTTGGGCGCAACGGGTAATGTGTGGATACCACCTGAGTTGCGGGCGGATTTTACGGAGTTTATCGGGTATCAGTGTTATAACGATTTTTTGCACAGTGTGAAATTTTACGATGAGGCGGGTGATGAGCATTGGTACGATCATCACAGAACAGATGTGACGAGTGATATTGCGATTGAGCGCATGGAGAAGATGGCGGAAGACGCGCCTTTCGCGCTGTTTGTGTCCTATCAGAATCCGCACTATCCCGAGCAACCGGGGTACGAATACGACGAGATGTATTGGGGCGTGACTCTTGCGCGACGTCCAAATTGCGTGGAGGTTGATCCCTATACGAGGACACACAGTCCGCCGAGTCCCAAACCGCAGGAGAATGATCCGATTTATCAGCGCTATGGCAATGATCTCGATGAATATCTGCGCGCGTATTACGCGATGGTGACGCAGTTGGATGCAAATGTGGGGCGGATGATGGATGCGCTGGATCGCATGGGGTTGCGGGATAATACGGTGGTGATGTTTACGTCGGATCACGGGGATTTGCAGGGTAGCCACGGAGAGACGAATAAGGGTAAGGCGTGGGAGGAGTCGAGTCGCATTCCCCTGATTGTTCGCGCTCCGGGGGGCGCGGCAGGTGCGGTGGTGGATGATCTGGTGTCTGGTGTGGATTTTTTTGCGACGTGTGTAGATTATGCGGGGCAACCTTCCGTTCCTTCGGTTGAGGGCGATAGTTTCGCGCCTGTGGTGAGCGATCCTTCGCATACCTTAGACCGACCGGTGTTTTCAGAGATGCAGCCCTGGTGTATGGTGCGTGAAGGAGCGTTTAAGCTGGTGGTGGAGAAAGAGGGTTTTGAGGCAACACATCTGTTCGATTTGGAAAGTGATCCCTATGAGATGAATAATCTGTTGGGCGATCCCGCAAATGCCGAGAAACAGGCGCATTTGTACGATGTGTTGCAAAATTGGTACAGGCGCGTGAAGAGGTGATTGGGGAGCGTGGTGGGGATGGTGGGAAAAGCAAATGGAGGACCGGCGTGGAGAGATCAAATAGTAAAGGTCCAGATTTGAAATTCTGGGAGTACTTTTCGACCTACAAATACACTATTCTCGCCCTTTCAGTGGTTTTTCTTTTTTTTGCAATGCCATTGTTAGACCGCGCAGGACAGGATTTTGCACGGTTTCTCTTCTTAATGCTCCTGGCCACAGTGCTCTGGACTTTAGGCCTTCCCAGATGGTTATTGACGTTGTGTTTGGTGCCCGGACTTATGGGATTTGGCTTTCATTTACTTATCCACAATATTGATCTCTCTGGGGCAGTATTCAGAGTGTTTGAGATGGCAAAAATGGGTACTTATACCCTGTTTTACGGGATATGCCTTTTGATCTTTTTGCACCGGATTTTCTCTGAGACGACGGTTACTATAGATTCTATTCAAGGGGGAATAGCCATTTATTTTTTAAGCGGCGTGTTGTGGGCATTTCTTTATCAAACTCTGTTATTATTTGATCCAGATGCGATTTTGTTTTCGGATCACGTCCTGGGTGCGTTTTCAGATCTAATTTATTTTTCTTTTATAACAATGACCACTCTGGGCTATGGGGATATAATGCCTATAAGCCGGATGGCGAAAAATCTGGCTGTTTTGGAAGCTGTTTGGGGACAAACCTATTTGGCGGTGCTGGTTGCTCGCCTGGTGGGGCTGCATTTAAGTGGCAGCGGTCGATTCAATTGAGGATGGTGTTTGGGCAAAAAAGTCGGGGATATCGACGGGTTCACCCAGAGACAGATTCATGAGCATGTCGTGCATGCAGAATGCGGATTCGTTTTGGGCGGGTGCAATGTGACGGTGTGTGCCATCGGGGAGTATTTCGCGCGATTTGACATTGTCGGCAAAGCATGTGCTGAGGAGTTCTGATTTTATTCGCGTAATCAAATCCGGATCTTCGATGGGGCAAAGCGTTTCTACGCGGCGGCGCAAATTTCGAGGCATCCAATCCGCACTGCCGATGTACACATCGGGATTCCCGTCATTTTCAAAGTAATAGACGCGGCTGTGTTCCAGAAAACGCCCGATGATGCTGCGTACTCTGATGTTGTCGCTTATACCGGGAACTCCCGCACGCAGACAGCATATACCGCGTACAATCAGGTCAATTTGCACACCGTTTTGCGATGCGCGATATAACGCGCGGATCACTTTGGGGTCTTGAAGTGAATTCATTTTCGCGACAATGCGGGCTGTGCGTCCTTTGCGTGCATGGTGGATTTCGCGGTCGATTTTTTGAAGGATGGAATCGAGCATGGTAGAGGGCGCAATGAGAAATTTGCTGACCTGGGGATGCGCAGATTGCGTGGTGAGCAGGTTGAAAACTTCCGCCACATCATTTGTGATGTCTTCGCGTGCTGTGAACAATCCCAGGTCCGTATAAAGCCGGGCTGTTGAGGGGTTGTAATTGCCCGTGCCGATGTGGGCATAGCGCCGCAGGCCATTGTTGGATTCGCGTCTGACCAGCAGGGAGAGTTTGCAATGCGTTTTAAGGCCCACAACCCCATATACGACACATACGCCCGCATCCTGAAGGCGCCGCGCCCATCGAATATTGGATGCTTCGTCAAATCGCGCTTTGAGTTCAACTACCACTGTGACTTCTTTGCCCGCCTCTGCTGCGCGAATCAGTGCATCGATAACGGGTGAATCTTCGCTGGTGCGATAGAGCGTCTGTTTGATGGCCAGTACATCGGGGTCGGTTGCTGCTGAATTGACGAACTGAACAACGGGTGTAAAGGCATCGTAGGGGTGGTGGAGCAGTATATCTTTTTGTTTGATCTGGTCGAAGAGGGTATCGACTTCCTCATACGTCTGGTCGGGCGGGTGATAGGGTGAATATTTCAAATCGGGTCTGGGGGTCGCGCTATAGAGTCCCATCAAACGGTTGAGATTCACTGGCCCGTTGACTTGATAGATCTGGTTGTCTTTGAGACTGTATGTCGATTGTAAGCGCTTGACAAGTGCCCGGCTGGCATCGGCTTCGATTTCGAGGCGGACCGTGTCGCCTTTGCGCCGATTTTGTAACTCGTCTTCAATGGCGAGTAACAAGTCGTCGATTGCTTCTTCGTCCAGGTAGAGATCGCTGTTTCGGGTGATGCGAAAAGCAGCCGAGTCGAGAATTTGATATCCCCGGAAAAGTTCGGGAATATGTGCCTGGACAATGTCGGCGAGGAAGACAAAGTCGATGCGCTGGCTGTCTTCTTCTCGGGGCAAGCGAATCAGACGCGGCAACAGGCGAGGAACCTGTACGACGCCGAGCAGTGTTTCACCTTCGCGGTTTTTGAGCAAGAGGGCGATGCAGAGGGCTTTGTTGATCAAGCGCGGCAATGGGTGTGCGGGGCTGATGGTGAGTGGGGTTAAAACCGGGTAGAGTTCTGCGTGGCAATAGTCGTCGAGGAAGGATTTTTCGCGATCTGAAAGCGTGCTGATGGTGCGAATGTGAACATCTGCATCGCGCAATGCTGGGAGGAGTTCGTCATTCCAGCAGGCGTATTGTTCATCGACCATGCGATGGGCTTCTTTTGATATGGCCGAAAATTGTTCTTCGGGCAAGAGGCCATCGGGTCCGTAATCGGAAATGCCCGCTTCTACTTGCTGGAGCAGTCCCGCTACGCGTACTTCAAAAAATTCGTCGAGGTTGTTGGCTACAATGCCCAGGAATTTGACCCGTTCCAGCAGGGGATTTTCAGGGGTACGGGCTTCTTGTAATACGCGCTGATTAAAACGCAGCCATGAAAGTTCTCTGTTAAAATAGAGACTGGTATCTCCGAGGTCCATAACACACTCCGGGGGAAGATGCGGCGGAATGGCGTTAAAGGTCCGGTAGTATAATGCGATTTGGGGCAGATTGTCAAATGAAAACAGCAATCCTTAAGGTCGGGTGGGCATAAATCCATCCGACCTTTTCTTTTGAGAAGAGAGTTAGTGGAAAGAATTCCTGAAGAAAGGATGAAATGGCGCATTTGTAACACAAATGTCACAATCTTGTGACCAAAGCGTGACCGTTTTGGAGGCGATTTGTAACACTGTAGCGATATCTTATCGCGGAGGACGTCGTTTATCCACCAATTCGGAGGGAGAGCACATGGGCATTTGTAAAGCAATTTGGGGAATACTGTTGTGTTTGGGGTTTGTTTTGGCGGGACAAGGTGAAGCTGTAGATACCAGGCTTCAGGGTGTTATGTTTGCCGATTATTATATCGTCAGAGGAAATGGAGAAGAAGAGAATGGCTTTCGGTTTCGACGCATTTATCTCACCCATGACCTGAAGTGGAGTGATGCTTTTTCTGGACGGGTTCGGCTGGAAGCCAGGGATGCGGGATTTAATAGTGAGAAAAAAATAGAACCTTTTGTAAAGCACGCGTATTTGCGCTATCGCAAAAATGGTCATGCGCTCTATATGGGGCTGTCGGGTACGCCAACATGGAACGTATCGGAGTCTGTTTGGGGTTATCGCTCGGTCGAGAAGACCCTCATGGATAGAAAAAAAGTTGCCTCTTCGGCTGATATAGGTATTGCATATCGCGCGCGATTGGATGAAGCGGGAAAGATGAATGCCCAGATTATGCTGGCCAATGGTAGCGGACAGCAGTCCGAGTCAGATCACTACAAGAAAGTTTACGGTCTGTTGCATTTTGAGCCTGGTACCCTGAATGTGACGACTTATGTAGATTGGGAAAAACGCGCAGGCAATCGAGATCGCACGACTTTTGCTACGTTTATCGGGTTAAAAAAGAAAAATTTCCACGGTGGTTTGGAAGCCTTTATGCAATGGCGCAACCATACCGCACAGATACGGGGGCTTTCACTGTTCGGCGCAGGACAGTTTAGCGAGAAGATAAAGGTGTTTGCTCGCAGCGATTTCTTTGATCCAGACAATAAGTCTGACGACGATGGGGAATATTGCTTTCTCGGAGGGCTTGACATTGAACCGGTAAAGGATATTCACATCATGCCCAATGTGATGGCCACAAATTTTCAGGCTCCAGATGTAGATATTGAGGTGATTCCCCGGCTGACGCTATATGTTAAGTTTTGAGTACAGGTTATCACATAAATGTCGTGTTTTTGTCACATGTGTAACGCGATGCAGGTTTATTTTTTGTATGCTATCACACTACCCAAGGGAGATTGAATGACCAGATTTATTTGTATGATCGCATGTGTGGCTGTTTTGACACAGGCTGCGGCTCAGGCACAGCAGGATTCGCCTGTTTCCGCGTATCAAAAAGTGAGTGGGATTTCCGGAAGTGCCAATAGCATTGGGTCAGATACGATGAATAATTTGATGACGCTGTGGCTGGAGGGGTTCCGCAAGTACTATCCCAATGTAACAATTCAGGTTGAGGGCAAGGGGTCGAGTACTGCGCCTCCCGCACTGATCGAAGGCACCGCGCAATTCGGGCCTATGTCGCGTCCGATGAAGGCTTCGGAAATTGACAAATTTGAAAAGCATTTTGGGTATCCACCAACATTGTTGCGCGCCTCGCTGGATGCACTGGCTATTTTTGTCAATAAGGACAACCCGATTAATGGGTTGACTTTGCAGCAGGTAGATGCGATTTTTTCGAAGACGCGACGCGGTGAGTATAAGGAAAATGTTACGAGGTGGGGGCAGTTGGGTTTGGGGGGCGATTGGAAAAATGCCGCATTCAGCCTTTACGGTCGCAATTCGGCGTCGGGTACTTATGGGTTTTTCAAAGATCACGCGTTGTTTAAGGGCGATTTTAAGGATGAAGTAAAAGAGCAACCGGGGTCTGCTTCGGTTGTGCAGGGTGTGGCCGAAGACAGGTACAGCATGGGTTATAGTGGCATTGGTTACAAGACCTCTGGCGTGCGTGTCGTACCTCTGGCGCTGGAAATTGGCGAACCCTTTAGAGAGGGTACGATAGAAAATGTGATAGATGGATCTTATCCTCTGGGGCGTTTTTTGTATTTGTACATCAACAAGGCACCCAATAAACCCCTCGATCCGCTCGTGAGAGAATTTTGTAAGTTCATTTTCTCCAAAGAAGGGCAAGAGATTGTGGTAAAAGATGGTTATATGCCCGTGCCCTATCAGGTGGTTAAAGAAGAACTCGAGAAGTTACAATTACCCACCCTGAACCCCTGACTCCCTGCGGTGAGACGTTAGAGAGCTACCCAGCCCCTATTTCTCCAGTCCCTGTTCTTTCACTTCTAACCTCTTACGTCTCACCTTTATTATGTCTCTTTCCTCAGAACCAACGTCAAAGCGACAATTGCCCGGTATTACGCCAGGCGCGCGCCTGATGGATCGCACTGGGCGGTGGATAATCACTGCTGGCGGCATCGGGGTGATCCTATCGGTGTTGGGTATTTTTCTTTTTGTGTTGATGGCGTCCTATCCCCTGTTTTTGAAGCCGAGTGTGTCCAGGGTGCATACCTTTGATTTTTCGCACCGTCAGCCCGTCCTGTGTACGGGGGTTGATCCCTATCGGGCGGTGATGTTTGTCGTACATGAAGAGGGGATTGATTTTGTGGATATGACTACAAAGGCGGTGACAAAGTCTGTGTATCCCCCCGAATTACAGGGACGGCGTATTCGGGCAGCTTATCGCGCTCTGGATAACACGCATGTTGGCCTGGGTCTGGACGACGGTACAATGCTGGGCTGCCGCGTGAATTTTGCCGTGGATTACGACGCGGATGGCAAGCAGATTGTGACGCCGTCTTTTTTTGTTGAGTCGGTGATGGACCTGACCGATGAGGCTCTTGTGCATCTCGTATTTCGGCACGATGGAAAATCCCGGGGCACAGTACTTGGCATTGCGGATTCCGGGCAACTCGTTTTGGGAGTTTCCGAAACACAGCGCGGTCTTTTGAGCGGTGGCAAAACGACGATTCGCACATATGATTTGACCGCTGAGATTAAAGGGCGCGCCAGGGTGGGTGCTGTGGCAAAATCGGGACGCTATGTTCTGGTGGGCACAGACCGCGGTGAAGTGTTTCGATGGGAAATTGGACGGGCGAGTTCCAGGCCCAGGCTGTTGGATTATTTTCGGGCTTCCGATCAGGGGGTGACTGCGCTGGATTTTGTGCTGGGTGATGTGTCGCTTGTCGTGGGCGATGTGGGTGGTCGTGTGTCTGTCTGGATGCCCGTCAGAACGAGCGAGGGCGACAATAAAAGGGTGTTCAAAAGGATCCATACTTTGCAGTCTCATCCGGCGGCGGTGACTGCACTGGCGTCGTCTGCTCGCGACAAACAGTTTTTATCGGGCGATGTGTCGGGGGTGGTTGCGTTACATCACATGACATCGGAACAGACGTTTTTTCAATTGCCCGGTGAGGGTGCCATCCAAACTCTGTCTTTTGCGCCAAAAGCAAATGGTTTTTTGACTGCGAGCAAGTCGGGGCAGGTGACGGATTTCGACCTTCAAAATCCACATCCCGAAGTGACGTTACAAACGCTTTTTGGCAAGGTGTGGTACGAGGGATATACGGAGCCTCAATACGTGTGGCAATCCACGGGTGGATCGGATGATTTTGAGCCTAAGCTGAGTATTGTGCCTTTGATATTTGGTACCTTTAAGGGTACGCTTTACGCGATGTTATTCGCGTTGCCTCTGGCTGTTCTTGCAGCGATTTACACATCGGAATTTGCCTCTCCCAACGTGCGTAGTTTAGTCAAACCCGTGGTGGAGTTGATGGCCTCACTTCCCAGTGTGATTCTGGGCTTTTTAGCTGGTTTGTGGTTGGCTCCTCTGCTGGAGACGAGGATCGTCGGTGCGCTGTTGTTGTTGCCCTGTGTGCCCATTGTCGTGGTGATATGCGCGTGGGCGTGGGGGCAGGTGTCCGAAGATTTTGTACGCAGAGTACCGGATCACTGGATTTTAACTTTGTTGGCTGGTATCGCGTTGTTCGCGCTCTATCTGTCGTTCGCGCTCGGTCCGGTAGCCGAGTCGCTTTTGTTTGGCGGCAATTTTCAAGGCTGGTTGCTCGGCACAACGGGTACGCGCTACGATCAGCGCAATTGTCTGGTGGTGGGCTTTGCGATGGGATTTGCCGTGGTACCCATTATTTACACGATCTGCGAGGATGCTCTGTCGAGTGTGCCGCAGCATCTGCGCGCCGGGTCACTCGCGCTTGGCGCAACGCCCTGGCAGACGGCTATTCGCGTGGTGTTGCCCACGGCGAGCCCGGGCATTTTTTCCGCGACTATGATCGGTTTCGGCCGCGCTGTGGGCGAAACGATGATTGTGTTGATGGCTACGGGCAATACGCCGATTCTGGATTGGACCATTTTTAATGGCATGCGCACGATGTCGGCCAATATCGCTGTGGAGATTCCCGAAGCACCCCATGAAGGTACGCTTTATCGCGTGTTGTTTTTGACAGGGGTTTTGCTGGCGGCGATTACTTTTTTGGTGAATACGCTGGCAGAAGTGGTGCGGCAGCATTTGCGCGAGAAGTATAGCAGGATTTGATGTTCTGGAGATGGATGTGAAAAATTTTTGGAAAACAGGTGTGCCATTTGTCTGGTTGACCGGCAGTGCGCTGGCGCTTTGTTTGCTCATGATTACAGGGCTGATCGCGCTGGTTATGTACAATGGCACTGGATTTTTTTGGCCCTCGGATATCGAAGCAGTGGTATTCAGAGATGGTCGGCAGGCGATGGGGCAGCGGTGGGATAAGCAGGAGATTCCCGCGTCGCACCGAACGGGATCCGGGCAATTTCGCATTCAGCTCAAAGTGGGCAATCGCGATGTGTATGGCAGCGATTTTCAATGGATAGATGTATCGGATATTCAATCGACGGATTATCCCGTAGATGCGGTGGTTTTTGAGCGGCGCGAGTGGGGCAATTTTTACGGGTTTATCGAAGCGCTGTACGAAGGTGAAACCCAGGTGTCGAATACATGGGATGTGCTGCAAGCACAATTGGATAATACCCGGGAACGTCACGAACAGATTCGGCAAATTGAAAAAGATGCGATTGGCGACTTAAATCGGCAAATTGAAAGCCTGCGCCTGAAAAAACGCGAGATAGAATTGGGTGATGGAAATGCCGATGAAATTGGCGCGATTGATCGAGAGAGCAGGTCCTATTGGGAAGCTTATGAACAATTGGCCGACCAATTGGCGCAGTTGCGAGCGGCCAACGAGGTTTACCGCATAGATGTGCGGTTAATTGGCGGTGAGGTGCGACAGATTGCCACGGCCGATATCGTGCGCGCCTATCGTCCCAACCGACTGGGCATTTTGGGAAAAACGAGCGTTTATTTTTCGCGCGTCGCGGAATTTTTATTTGATGAACCCCGCGAGTCCAATACAGAAGGCGGGGTATTTCCCGCGATCTTTGGCACTGTTATGATGGTTTTTTTAATGAGTTTGGCGGCTGTGCCATTTGGCATCTTAGCCGCGCTCTATTTGCGCGAATACGCCGGGCAGGGTATCTTAGTTAGAGTGATTCGCATTGCGGTTAATAATCTGGCGGGTGTACCTTCTATTGTTTTTGGGATGTTTGGGCTGGGATTCTTTGTTTATGGCATTGGCGGAAGTATCGATCAGTTCTTTTTTTCTGAATCATTGCCCACGCCTACATTTGGTACTGGTGGCATTTTGTGGGCGTCGTTGACTCTGGCATTGCTGACAGTGCCGGTGATGATTGTTTCAGCCGAAGAAGCGCTTTCTGCCGTGCCGAGTGATGTACGTGCCGGGTCGCTGGCACTGGGGGCGACCAAATTGCAAACTATTTTGCGCGTGGTTTTGCCCGGTGCGTTGCCGGGTATTCTCACGGGGATTATTCTCGTGATTGCACGCGGTGCTGGCGAGGTGGCTCCGCTGATGATTACTGGCGTTGTGAAATTGGCTCCTGCGTTGCCCGTAGATGGTATTTGGCCCTTTTTTCACCTGGAACGCAAGTTTATGCATCTGGGTTTTCACATTTACGATGTGGGTTTCCAGTCGCCCAATGTCGAGGCGGCTCGCCCCATGGTATATACGACGACTTTATTGCTGATGGGGATTGTACTGGCTCTGAATCTGGTGGCAATTCTGGTTCGCAATCGGCTTCGCAGGCGCGTTGGTGGTGCGACGTTTTAAACAGGTGATGGAAAGGAATCTCAATGGCTGAAGCAGTACTTGCAAATACACGGTCCGAAGCAATTGTTCCAGATA encodes:
- a CDS encoding ABC transporter permease subunit, with product MDRTGRWIITAGGIGVILSVLGIFLFVLMASYPLFLKPSVSRVHTFDFSHRQPVLCTGVDPYRAVMFVVHEEGIDFVDMTTKAVTKSVYPPELQGRRIRAAYRALDNTHVGLGLDDGTMLGCRVNFAVDYDADGKQIVTPSFFVESVMDLTDEALVHLVFRHDGKSRGTVLGIADSGQLVLGVSETQRGLLSGGKTTIRTYDLTAEIKGRARVGAVAKSGRYVLVGTDRGEVFRWEIGRASSRPRLLDYFRASDQGVTALDFVLGDVSLVVGDVGGRVSVWMPVRTSEGDNKRVFKRIHTLQSHPAAVTALASSARDKQFLSGDVSGVVALHHMTSEQTFFQLPGEGAIQTLSFAPKANGFLTASKSGQVTDFDLQNPHPEVTLQTLFGKVWYEGYTEPQYVWQSTGGSDDFEPKLSIVPLIFGTFKGTLYAMLFALPLAVLAAIYTSEFASPNVRSLVKPVVELMASLPSVILGFLAGLWLAPLLETRIVGALLLLPCVPIVVVICAWAWGQVSEDFVRRVPDHWILTLLAGIALFALYLSFALGPVAESLLFGGNFQGWLLGTTGTRYDQRNCLVVGFAMGFAVVPIIYTICEDALSSVPQHLRAGSLALGATPWQTAIRVVLPTASPGIFSATMIGFGRAVGETMIVLMATGNTPILDWTIFNGMRTMSANIAVEIPEAPHEGTLYRVLFLTGVLLAAITFLVNTLAEVVRQHLREKYSRI
- a CDS encoding PstS family phosphate ABC transporter substrate-binding protein; protein product: MTRFICMIACVAVLTQAAAQAQQDSPVSAYQKVSGISGSANSIGSDTMNNLMTLWLEGFRKYYPNVTIQVEGKGSSTAPPALIEGTAQFGPMSRPMKASEIDKFEKHFGYPPTLLRASLDALAIFVNKDNPINGLTLQQVDAIFSKTRRGEYKENVTRWGQLGLGGDWKNAAFSLYGRNSASGTYGFFKDHALFKGDFKDEVKEQPGSASVVQGVAEDRYSMGYSGIGYKTSGVRVVPLALEIGEPFREGTIENVIDGSYPLGRFLYLYINKAPNKPLDPLVREFCKFIFSKEGQEIVVKDGYMPVPYQVVKEELEKLQLPTLNP
- the pstA gene encoding phosphate ABC transporter permease PstA; translation: MKNFWKTGVPFVWLTGSALALCLLMITGLIALVMYNGTGFFWPSDIEAVVFRDGRQAMGQRWDKQEIPASHRTGSGQFRIQLKVGNRDVYGSDFQWIDVSDIQSTDYPVDAVVFERREWGNFYGFIEALYEGETQVSNTWDVLQAQLDNTRERHEQIRQIEKDAIGDLNRQIESLRLKKREIELGDGNADEIGAIDRESRSYWEAYEQLADQLAQLRAANEVYRIDVRLIGGEVRQIATADIVRAYRPNRLGILGKTSVYFSRVAEFLFDEPRESNTEGGVFPAIFGTVMMVFLMSLAAVPFGILAALYLREYAGQGILVRVIRIAVNNLAGVPSIVFGMFGLGFFVYGIGGSIDQFFFSESLPTPTFGTGGILWASLTLALLTVPVMIVSAEEALSAVPSDVRAGSLALGATKLQTILRVVLPGALPGILTGIILVIARGAGEVAPLMITGVVKLAPALPVDGIWPFFHLERKFMHLGFHIYDVGFQSPNVEAARPMVYTTTLLLMGIVLALNLVAILVRNRLRRRVGGATF